The DNA region TGGCCCCGAAGCGGCGGAAGGCGTCTCGTAAGGGGGCCACGCTCAGCGTCGCGTACGCGCTCTGCTTCGTTTTCGCCGTCGGCGCGAGTGTCGCAGTGGTGTACACGGGAAACGACATGTTGATGCGGTTCGGCCTCGTGTTCGCCTTGTGGGCGGCGCTGGGCTGGGCGTTCATCGCCGACCAGTCGCGGCGCAAAGCCGAGCTGGTCTCCGCCAAGGCCTCGGACTACAAGCTCATTTATGATCTGCAACTCGAACGGGAGATCGCAGCGCGGCATCATTACGAGCTTTCGTTGGAGGGCGAGTTACGCCGACAGCTGACGGCGGAGGCGGACTCGGCGACCCACAGCGCGCTCGCGGAGCTCCAACAACAAGTCGCGTTGCTGCGAGGGCAGCTGCAAGAGTTGTTGGATCAGGATCTCGAATACGACCAGCCCGCGTTGAAAGCGAGGGCGACCAGGCTCGATGAGCTTTTGGTGGCGAAGCAGTCGCTGGCCCCCACCGAATCGCAACCGCGCAAACGCGCGGCCCAGGCCCAGGACGACGCGGCCTCGCCTCGTTTGTGGCTGCCGTCCCAGCCGGACCAGGCGCGCCGCGAGCAGCCCCTCGTCCAGGAGCCCTCCGCGCCGGAGACTGTTGTGGAACAGGAAGCCCAGGGCAGCGGCGCCCAGGGCAAGGAAGCGCAGGAGCCTGCCGCCGAGCAATGGCGCCACGACGAACAGCAGGCCGCCTGGCCGCAGCAGCCCGAAGCCTGGCTTCAGGACCAGCGGCGGCAACCAAGTTCCTTGCAAGCCCTCGTCGATCCGGAGCCGCAAGAACGGCCTGCTGGCTGGCAGCAGCCGAAAGCGCCTCCTATGGCGGGGATGGAACCAGCCGCGGCGGCCGGGCAGACGGTTGACTACCCGAGCTGGTACTCCCAATCGGAAGCGGCCCCGTCCGCTGTCGTGGAGCCACAGCAGCAGCAACAGCCGGGAGCCGCGGGCCAGGACGCCGGCAAAGCCCCTGGCTCCGGCAGGCACGAACAGCGCGACGCGGAGCCGCAGCCGCGATCAGAACCCTCGAGCGGCAAAGCCGGGAAGTCCAAGCACGCGGACAAGGCTGACAGGGCCAAGCCCGCCGAGTCGCGCGGCGGCCGCAGGGCCAAGCCGGCGGCGGGCGAGGACTCCTCGGTCCCGGCGCAGGAGCAGAGCGCGGCGGCGGACACGTTGGCCGCGGCCCATGCCTCCGGGCATTCCGTCAACGAACTGCTCTCACGGCTCAGCCCGGACGAGGCCGCCGGATACCATGGTCGGCGCAGACGAGCCAGGGCGCAGGACGCAGCCGTGTCGGACGAGGACATGCGCTGAACCGCGGCAGCGGGCCGAACCCCAGCGAGGCGCGCGCGGAGCCCGATGCGCGCGAAGTGAACGGGAGAAGATGACAAAAATGTCTCTCGGCCATACCGGCCCAGTGCTGTGCCACAGCCCGCAGCAGTTGCGCGAGCTTGCCGACCGGCTGCGAGCGGTCGGCAAGCACATTGCCCTGGTCCCCACTATGGGAGCGCTGCACCACGGGCATCTGGCGCTGGTCGAACACGCCAAGCGCCTGCCGCACGCCACAGTGGTGGCCTCGGTCTTCGTCAATCCGCTGCAATTCGGCCAGGGCGAGGACTTCGAGCGTTACCCGAGGCCGCTCGCCGCCGACCTCGAAGCGCTCCGGCAGAAGA from Segniliparus rotundus DSM 44985 includes:
- a CDS encoding DUF6779 domain-containing protein, which produces MTESVAPKRRKASRKGATLSVAYALCFVFAVGASVAVVYTGNDMLMRFGLVFALWAALGWAFIADQSRRKAELVSAKASDYKLIYDLQLEREIAARHHYELSLEGELRRQLTAEADSATHSALAELQQQVALLRGQLQELLDQDLEYDQPALKARATRLDELLVAKQSLAPTESQPRKRAAQAQDDAASPRLWLPSQPDQARREQPLVQEPSAPETVVEQEAQGSGAQGKEAQEPAAEQWRHDEQQAAWPQQPEAWLQDQRRQPSSLQALVDPEPQERPAGWQQPKAPPMAGMEPAAAAGQTVDYPSWYSQSEAAPSAVVEPQQQQQPGAAGQDAGKAPGSGRHEQRDAEPQPRSEPSSGKAGKSKHADKADRAKPAESRGGRRAKPAAGEDSSVPAQEQSAAADTLAAAHASGHSVNELLSRLSPDEAAGYHGRRRRARAQDAAVSDEDMR